The nucleotide window AAATGAGGCTCTCTGAGATTCCTCGATCCGAAAGGGTACGATTATTTTCGGATTTGCTTTCAACAGACTATGAGAATAAAAAACGTCATTAAGTCTTTCTTATTATTTCTCCTAAATTTATTAACTAATTTAAGATAAAGTTGTAAAATTTTGGACTAATTCAACTTAACTTGTAACTATGTCCTAAATCattttctcaaaaacaaaaagggtttTTTTCCAtgtaccccatttctagggatttttttcccactaaccccattaagtttttttaattctctcttacccaatacactctaagggagtcttccctagtACCCCATTaagatatttttttgtttttaatttttttaataccattttacccctcaccccttatttacttagagagagagagagagagagagatttttttttttttttaatttttttaataccattttacccctcactccttatttacttagagagagagagagagagagagagagagagaatggaagagagagaaaccataggagacttcgccggattcCGACCAATTTTCGCAGGATTCTGGTCACCGATCacaggattccggtcaccggccgccgctcAACGGATTTTTCtaaaaacctctattgccctccaatagaggggcaatagaggtctattgccccccaatagaagtctattgcctcccaatagaactttcagtcgccgaaatggaaactaatctccctaaatttagacaaataaaactttaattaaaagaaaaaagatgagattacatcaattcaaaacgtctattgccctccaatagacgtctattgcccccccccccccccaatagaatTTTCAGTCGCCGAAATTGGaattaatctccctaaatttagacaaataaaactttaattaaaagaaaaaaagatgagattacatcaattcaaaacgtctattgccctccaatagacgtctattgccccaaataAAAGCACATTTCTATTGAAAAATTTACAAGCATCGACTTTTACATCATTATGCTAACAACCACAACATATATATTATCGCACCCTtctaaaattagcctaacattcACTTTTATTAGCCGAGATTTGGGGCCGAAGTTTCAAATCATTTATTCACCATCTTATACAATTATCATGGCAATATAATAACAATATCTATTGTTTCAAATCAGTTACACACCATCTTATATAATTATCATGGCAATATAATAACCAGAATTTTTGTATTAGCAATGGGGTTATGGTTGGTGCTATTAAACCCCCACTAAAACCATATCTCAGTCTCTCAAGTCTCTCTGATAATTCTTCTCCTCACTCACTCCAAAATGGCGAGTCGATTCGTTCTCGTGTTCACACTCAGCGCCCTGCTCCTCCTCTCCTCCCGCCCAGCTCTCTCCAAGGACGCCGTCGTCGATGACGACGACGAGGATCTCAGCTTCCTCAAAGAGCCGACCGAGCAACAGGGCCATAGCCATGACGCGGCGCTGCACTATCCAGATTCGGACGAATTTGACGGCGAGAGCTACGACGACGCCGACGACTTCTCTGATTTCGACGAGGGTGATCAGGAGGCGTACAAGGAACCCGAGGACTTCGTCATTTTGAAGGGGGCGAACTTCAGCAAGACGATTAAGAAGAACAGGTTCGTGCTGGTTGAGTTATACGCGCCGTGGTGCGGACACTGCCAAGCCTTTGGCGATGTGCACAATCAAGTCGATCACAGGGGAGATGTAACCCCACTCGTTGTCGTACCATGACATCGGAACGAGCAACCATCACCGGAGCTTTTCGGGCAAACCGAACAGAGGCGTAACCAAAATAATGAAGGGAGGggcgggggagagagagagagaggcggggagggagggagggagagagagagacttttaCGTGTGTGACCGGAGGCGAGTTGCAGGGAGCCTCGGTCAGCCGGAGATGGAATTTGAAAGAGAATTCCGGCGGTGAATTccgagggggagagagagatctgaaATCGGAGAGGGATGAGAGGGGAGAGACAGCGACGTGGCTTTATTAATTTGattaaggataaaattgtcattttgctttaaattgagttagtgggaataaaaatctattgctaaggtaagtgggataattttggtTCATGTTGGGGTTTTTAGTCAAGAAcccaaacaaaaataataataataataaataaataaaaaaatccccACATTTTCGCGATTACAGAAAATGGAAACCCTTTAATAATCACAATGCCAGTATGCTACTATGCTACCACTCGCTCAGTGATTCTCACAAACCAAAAAACATAAGCCCCTAGTCCAAACCCCTCACCCCGAGAGTCCTCCAAACCCCGAGAGTCCATACTTCACCGCTTAACCTAAGTCCTTGAAACCATGAACCCGCCGGCGGTGCCGAGCGTTGCCCGCACTGTCTATTCTGGTTAGACAGAAGAGCTCACAAATCCCATGTCTGTAGCGCGCCTCAGTCAGCTTCCGCAAACATCATCAGACCCACGGTCGATGATCATTCTTTCAGGCATTACGATCCGTGCGACAGCGACAGCGAGAGCTCCGGTACCGATCTTGATCATCACCGCCGTAACCGGAGGCGTCGTCAACAACAACCCTTGGATCTTGAGAAAGGTGACCGGGACGGAGATGGAGTCGGCGGCGACAGCTCAGATCCAGATCCTCGATATACCCTAAGTGACCGGAGACATCAAGATCGGCGAGCGAGCGGTAAAccggatgcaaagaaagatcggACGCGTCCTCAACAAAATGTGGTGGATCTTGAGAAGGGTCGAGTAGATGGAGTCCCGGGCGGTCCTAACCCGCCTGCCGACGGTGAGAAGGCCCGGGGTTTCTGGCGGATGGCTTGGGTTTCTGGCGGAGGCTTGTTCATAAAGCGCCTGGAGGATGCATCAACGCCCGGGACGCAACTCGCGTCGGCGGTGTCATTGCCGGTACTGTGATTTTAGTTTTTCTAGTTCCTGTTTTTCTTCATATTGGgcctgagtttttttttttttcttttttttttcctgcactTGCTTTGGTTTGGTATAGACACTAATGTATCTACAACCATCTTTATCGAACtggagtttggattttgggtttttctGAAATTAGGTTTTTATTTGGTTGCATGGTCATTGTTGTTAGTATAGGCCAGGTTTGATGCAATTTGAACAAGATTTCATATGCCCTTTAAAGTCTCAAATGGCATGAACTAGCACCGTCCCTTTTGTACATGTTgcttttttttgcctttttattattattatttttttttttacaggtaCAGATGTTACTTTAATTTGGGTAATGTATGGGATTTTTTTCTCTGCACTTGTTTTAGTTTGGTATTGACTTCATTCTAATGTTAGCATGGTTTTTTCTGAATTACTAAACAATAATGAATGCATCGAAAGGGAGAGGAGAAAGGGGCAAACCGAAAGGGAGTCTGATAGCCAATTTTATGATTTCAAAATATCTGATGTAAGGAATGAGAATGTGAGAGAGCAGAGGGCTGCAAGGAAGACAACTCAGAGGAGGGAGGGGAGAACTGAAACGGAGTCTGATAGGCAGTCTCAGGATGAAGAAATATCTGATGTCATTCATGAGAGAGAGCAGAGGGCTGCAAGGAAGACAATTCAGAGGAGGGAGAGGAGAACTGAAGGGGTATCTGTGAGGGCGCAGCATCTTGAAGATGGAATGGCTCAAATAAGGAAGGAGCAGAATGAGAGGAGTAAACAGAGGGCCACAAGGAGGGAAAGGGATGCAAGGACTAGAATTGAGAATCAGCTGGCATACGAATCAAGACCAAAATGGAGGGATACTCAGAGGGATTCAGAAAAGAAGGAACTAGGCTTGGTTCACCAGCAAGAAATGAATGCAAAGCGCAGGGAGGACCTTTTAAAAGAGAGGCGAGCACTCACACGGGCAGACATCAGGATGGAATTACAGAGGGAGCGCCTGAAAGATCAGATAATAAAATGGCATAAGGACTTGGATGACCTAATGGATGAGAGACAGCAGCTCCGGAAACGAAATGCTTCTCTCAAGAAACTATGGTGGATTTCCATAGTGGTGGACGGAGTAATTTTAACTTGTTTGGATTTATACATAGAAGACGCAGGTGGCATACGCTATTGGACCTCTTTTGTTGTTTACATGATACTTTTTTCACTATGGTGGGGTATAATATCTAAGAGACAACAGAAGCTAGATGGGCCTCCCGAGGCAATTGAGTGTGGAGCTGGATTAATGAAGGGTCTTTGTGTGATTGCCCTTAAGATGGTGTTAATCAACAGATTCAAGAAAGAATCTCTTCTCTATTATGTTGTCAAGTGTTTCTTTTATGTCGGGGCTCGAGGtttaatttagggtttaggtttataCAAGTTCACAGTCAAACAATTACTCATCATATGAGATTTCCTGCTCTAGGGTGGCTAGTTCTCTGATCATTCCATGGAACAACAGAAACTCAAAATTCagcagagaaggaaaaaaaaaatacaaaagagaTATATACAAGTTCACAGTCAAACTGTCAAACAATTACTCATCATCTGAGATTTCTTGCTCTAGGCTGGCTAGTTCTCTGAGCAGCTTATCCATAGTTTGTTCAATTAGAAGGTCAGCTTATCCATAGTTTGTTCAATTAGAAGGTCCTCCTTATCCAGTTTCTCAAGAGTCAGCAGTAACATAGCGTAGGAACTTAAACCTCGAGCCCTGATATAAAAGAAACACTTGACAACATAATAGAGAAGAGATTCTTTCTTGAATCTGTTGATTAACACCATCTTGAGGGCAATCACACAAAAACCCTTCATTAATCCAGCTCCACACTCAATTGCTTGGCGAGGCCCTTCTAGCTTCTGTTGTCTCTTGGATATAATACCCCACCATAGTGAAAAAAGTATCAGGTAAGCAACAAAAGAGGTCTAATAGCGTATGTCACCTGCGTCTTCCATGTATAAATCCAAGCAAGTTAAAATTACTCCGTCCACAACTATAGAAATCCACCACAGTTTCTTGAAAGAAGCCTTTCGTTTCCGGAGTTGCTGTCTCTCATCCATTAGGTCATCCAAGTCCTTATGCCATTTTATTCTCTGATCTTTCAGGCGCTCCCTCTGTAATTCCATCCTGATGCTTGCCCGTGTGAGTGCTCGCGTCTCATTTAAAAGGTCCTCCCTGCGCCTTGCATTCATTTCTTGCTGGCGAACCAAGCCTAGTTCCTTCTTTTCTGAATCCCTCTGAGTATCCCTCCGTTTTGGTCTTGATTCGTATGCCAGCTGATTCTCAATTCTAGTCCTTGCATCCCTTCCCCTCCTTGCGGCCCTCTGTTTACTCCTCTCATTCTGCTCCTTCCTTATTTGAGCCATTCCATCTTCAAGATGCTTCCTCACAGATACCCCTTCGGTTCTCCTCTCCCTCCTCTGAGTTGTCTTCATTTCTAGTGACTTGCTAAGATGACTAACAATTTGGCAGAATACTTCAACAGTTGGATTTTGCCCTTGCGTAGTCTTCCAATTTTTGATATTGTTGATGAGATTAAATTGAAGATTATGGATATGATTGCTGATTGGAAGGAAGATATAAAGTCATGGTTCATTGAGTTGTGCCTAGTCATGGAAAAGAAGATAAAAGAGAATTTGGAGACATTGGTGAATGAGCAGGTCTGATAAGGATGTGTATGAAGTTCATTGCCAAAAATATTTTGTCATGGTTATTTTGGAGACGAGATGCACATCTGTTCGTGTGGGGAATGGCAAGTTCATGGCTTTCCATGTTCGCACGCGCTTGAAGTTACTCAACACCTTGGTGCTTCGACCTATGACTATGTGAATGAGCTGTACAAAGTCGAGAAATATAGAAAAACATACTCTTTTCTGTCCATCCAGTACCCTTAATTGCCAAGCCACTGGATGATTTTTCTAATGGTGTTGTGATTTTGAAGCCCCCTTTGACAGGAAAGCCACCCGGGAGGCCAAGAACTAATAGGTTCAAGAAGAGGAGCGAAACAACTGGGGTTATCAAGTGCAGCAAGTGTGGAAAGGCTATAGGACACAACAAGAACAGTTGTACAACTCAAATATAGTTGGAAGTTTGTCAATTCATTAAAAGTTGTTTTAACTTTGGCAATTTTATGGATACAAATTTGCACTGATTTGATTTTTGCCCCATTGGATAATTTTGTTGGTTTTATGAGACACTGTTTAA belongs to Rosa chinensis cultivar Old Blush chromosome 4, RchiOBHm-V2, whole genome shotgun sequence and includes:
- the LOC112197117 gene encoding zinc finger CCCH domain-containing protein 13, with the protein product MASRFVLVFTLSALLLLSSRPALSKDAVVDDDDEDLSFLKEPTEQQGHSHDAALHYPDSDEFDGESYDDADDFSDFDEGDQEAYKEPEDFVILKGANFSKTIKKNRHYDPCDSDSESSGTDLDHHRRNRRRRQQQPLDLEKGDRDGDGVGGDSSDPDPRYTLSDRRHQDRRASGPGFLADGLGFWRRLVHKAPGGCINARDATRVGGVIADNNECIERERRKGQTERESDSQFYDFKISDVRNENVREQRAARKTTQRREGRTETESDRQSQDEEISDVIHEREQRAARKTIQRRERRTEGVSVRAQHLEDGMAQIRKEQNERSKQRATRRERDARTRIENQLAYESRPKWRDTQRDSEKKELGLVHQQEMNAKRREDLLKERRALTRADIRMELQRERLKDQIIKWHKDLDDLMDERQQLRKRNASLKKLWWISIVVDGVILTCLDLYIEDAGGIRYWTSFVVYMILFSLWWGIISKRQQKLDGPPEAIECGAGLMKGLCVIALKMVLINRFKKESLLYYVVKCFFYVGARGLI